One Endozoicomonas gorgoniicola DNA window includes the following coding sequences:
- a CDS encoding lysophospholipid acyltransferase family protein, whose translation MVLSYLPDVFWNGVCQLGAWLLDRQKGHIARASIKLAMPDMEPRRSHQIARASARHSLNYVLSLPRLKHTCYQLHDLPTVQEAVAEDRGVIIISLHTGPPDLGTMALTRAGIHTKTVIGAGKQSPWLNSLGRSALQRAGIQFIQRGNPTAVIQAIKQKYAVFLYSDMRAREMPVTFFGHETSAPASGIYTAILSKTPILFHYCTLAENSEWQLWFERFDIELKGNRKDSVQHNLQQLIHKMEAVIRNHPELWIWHYDRFNLKKKIRKPS comes from the coding sequence ATGGTTCTCTCATACCTGCCTGACGTGTTCTGGAACGGTGTGTGTCAACTCGGCGCATGGTTGCTGGATCGGCAAAAAGGACACATCGCCAGAGCCTCCATCAAACTGGCCATGCCTGATATGGAACCCCGGCGCAGCCATCAGATAGCCAGAGCATCCGCCCGTCACAGCCTTAACTATGTACTGTCGCTTCCCCGTTTAAAACACACCTGCTATCAGTTGCATGACCTGCCCACTGTTCAGGAAGCGGTTGCTGAAGACCGGGGTGTTATTATCATATCGCTGCATACGGGACCACCTGACCTGGGAACCATGGCACTGACCCGGGCGGGCATTCACACTAAAACCGTTATTGGTGCTGGTAAGCAAAGCCCGTGGCTGAACAGCCTGGGGCGCTCTGCCCTGCAGCGCGCAGGCATCCAGTTTATTCAGCGGGGCAACCCGACAGCCGTAATTCAGGCCATTAAACAAAAATACGCCGTCTTTCTTTACAGCGATATGCGTGCCAGGGAAATGCCGGTGACGTTCTTTGGTCATGAAACTTCTGCCCCAGCCAGTGGCATCTATACGGCGATACTGAGCAAAACCCCTATTCTGTTCCATTACTGCACCCTGGCAGAGAATAGTGAATGGCAACTCTGGTTCGAACGATTTGACATTGAACTGAAAGGCAATCGCAAAGACAGTGTTCAACACAACCTGCAGCAACTGATACACAAAATGGAAGCCGTGATCAGAAACCATCCAGAGTTATGGATATGGCATTACGACCGGTTCAATCTGAAAAAAAAGATCAGAAAACCATCATAA
- a CDS encoding thymidylate synthase — MKQYLDLLRHVKEHGTFKSDRTGTGTYSVFGYQMRFNLADGFPLITTKKCHLRSIIHELLWFLKGDTNIGYLKENGVRIWDEWATETGDLGPVYGKQWRSWEGPNGEVVDQIQWLLDEIKKNPDSRRLVISAWNPTVLPDVKHSPKENAAMGKQALPPCHCLFQFYVLDGKLSCQLYQRSADIFLGVPFNIASYALLTMMIAQVCGLELGEFVHTFGDAHIYSNHLEQVDEQLSREPLPLPTMKLNPMIKDLFEFTIDDIELVDYQAHPHIKAVVSV; from the coding sequence ATGAAACAGTATCTGGACCTTCTGCGACATGTTAAAGAACATGGCACGTTCAAATCGGATCGTACCGGCACCGGCACCTACAGTGTGTTCGGATACCAGATGCGTTTTAACCTGGCGGATGGCTTTCCACTAATCACCACCAAGAAATGTCACCTGCGCTCCATTATTCATGAGTTGTTGTGGTTTTTGAAAGGCGATACCAATATTGGTTACCTGAAAGAAAACGGTGTTCGCATCTGGGACGAATGGGCAACGGAAACCGGAGACCTGGGTCCTGTGTACGGCAAACAGTGGCGCAGCTGGGAAGGCCCGAATGGTGAAGTGGTGGATCAGATTCAGTGGTTGCTGGATGAGATCAAAAAGAACCCGGACTCCCGCCGCCTGGTGATCAGCGCCTGGAACCCAACGGTTCTGCCGGATGTGAAACATTCACCGAAGGAAAATGCCGCCATGGGCAAACAGGCATTGCCACCCTGTCATTGTCTGTTCCAGTTCTATGTACTGGATGGCAAATTGTCCTGTCAGCTCTATCAGCGCAGTGCCGATATTTTTCTGGGCGTGCCATTTAACATTGCGTCTTATGCGTTGCTGACGATGATGATTGCCCAGGTATGCGGGCTGGAGCTGGGTGAGTTTGTACATACCTTCGGCGATGCGCATATCTATTCTAACCATCTGGAGCAGGTTGATGAGCAGCTGTCCCGGGAGCCTCTGCCGTTGCCAACCATGAAGCTGAACCCGATGATAAAGGATCTGTTTGAATTCACCATTGATGATATTGAGCTGGTGGATTATCAGGCGCATCCGCATATTAAGGCAGTCGTTTCGGTATAA
- a CDS encoding LysR family transcriptional regulator produces MNHSLEQLTAFIAVYEEGSFAVAAHREKKHASTLSKHVSNLEIDLGFELFVRKARALEPNERADELYQYAKAIEFEVRQFNYRALSFLRELPSRLTLAIDSSILGLQLTPAVSALSRQYPTLELAFIEGDTLECIKRTQSGEADLAVLLSTEHYSLDFAVSKLLTFPVASVTSPEYARQFGIEPGAEISQHTRRQMRQIILQSFQDMGHNQTQKASHHIYRVNSFPCALDLIRHGLGWGNQPRLQCQQLIDSGELIEFSAEQEKNFRWSADAIWLASKPLSEPLQTLITALSETSDKL; encoded by the coding sequence TTGAACCACAGTCTTGAACAGCTCACTGCCTTTATTGCCGTTTACGAAGAGGGCAGCTTTGCCGTTGCTGCCCATAGGGAAAAAAAACACGCTTCGACCTTAAGTAAGCACGTCAGCAATCTGGAGATTGATCTGGGGTTTGAGCTGTTTGTACGCAAGGCCAGAGCCTTAGAGCCTAATGAACGGGCAGACGAACTCTACCAGTACGCCAAAGCCATAGAGTTTGAAGTCAGGCAGTTTAACTACCGGGCATTGAGTTTTCTGCGGGAACTGCCTTCCAGACTGACGCTGGCCATCGACAGCTCAATTCTGGGGCTGCAACTGACTCCGGCCGTCTCAGCACTGTCCCGCCAGTACCCCACTCTGGAACTGGCTTTTATTGAAGGGGATACACTGGAGTGCATCAAGCGAACCCAAAGCGGGGAAGCTGATTTGGCAGTATTGCTGTCAACGGAGCATTACAGCCTGGATTTCGCGGTTTCCAAGCTTCTGACCTTTCCGGTAGCCAGCGTGACCAGCCCTGAATACGCCAGGCAGTTTGGCATAGAACCCGGTGCCGAAATCAGCCAGCACACCCGCCGGCAGATGCGACAGATTATCCTGCAATCGTTTCAGGACATGGGACACAACCAGACACAAAAGGCCAGTCATCATATCTACCGGGTGAACAGCTTTCCCTGTGCTCTGGATTTGATTCGTCATGGCTTAGGCTGGGGTAATCAGCCGCGCCTCCAGTGCCAGCAGTTGATTGACAGTGGTGAATTAATTGAGTTCAGCGCTGAGCAGGAAAAAAACTTTCGCTGGTCCGCAGATGCCATCTGGCTGGCTTCCAAGCCTCTGTCTGAACCGTTGCAAACGCTGATTACCGCGCTCAGTGAGACTTCTGATAAGTTGTGA
- a CDS encoding M20 family metallopeptidase, with the protein MTAKEFNLEAYLEALKPLVNIDCGTNTPAGVARIADMMTEKYENIGWQVTREDFGEQVGPGLLVTNKPGAEQFDIMLIGHMDTVFPEGTVAEWSLTHDDEKAYGPGCADMKSGLLNVFLAVSSLPEDVLDRLNIAVVMNPDEETGSTFSGEWLKAIAKKSKCVLVAEAARADGSLVKARKGMAHYVVEFNGKAAHAGNEPEKGVSAITELAHWISTLNQETNFETGTTLNFGTVKGGTGSNVVPDFASTDLDIRFWDNDAYAALEQKIADMVANPSLEGISINMIRKAYKPAFTPNEDSEKLMALIEATGKDIDLPITWQAVGGGSDANLTGSLGIPTVDGLGPIGGAMHSRNEFMVLGSIAKRLELLRNVIINIAEKA; encoded by the coding sequence ATGACTGCTAAAGAATTCAATCTTGAAGCTTATCTCGAAGCACTTAAGCCGCTGGTTAACATTGACTGCGGTACCAATACGCCTGCAGGCGTTGCCAGAATCGCTGACATGATGACTGAAAAGTATGAAAACATCGGCTGGCAGGTAACTCGCGAAGACTTTGGCGAGCAGGTAGGCCCGGGTCTGCTGGTCACCAATAAGCCAGGGGCTGAGCAATTTGACATTATGCTGATTGGTCACATGGATACTGTCTTCCCTGAAGGCACTGTGGCTGAATGGTCCCTGACCCATGACGATGAAAAAGCCTATGGCCCGGGCTGTGCCGATATGAAATCCGGTCTTTTGAACGTGTTCCTGGCGGTAAGCTCCCTGCCGGAAGATGTTCTGGATCGCCTGAACATTGCTGTCGTTATGAACCCGGACGAAGAGACCGGTTCTACTTTCTCCGGTGAATGGCTCAAGGCTATCGCTAAAAAGAGCAAGTGTGTTCTGGTTGCTGAAGCAGCCCGTGCCGACGGCTCCCTGGTTAAAGCTCGTAAGGGTATGGCTCACTACGTTGTCGAGTTCAACGGTAAGGCAGCACACGCCGGTAATGAGCCTGAAAAAGGTGTTTCTGCCATCACTGAACTGGCACACTGGATCAGCACACTGAATCAGGAAACCAATTTCGAGACCGGCACCACATTGAACTTTGGTACGGTTAAAGGTGGTACTGGCAGCAACGTGGTGCCTGACTTTGCCTCTACCGACCTGGACATCCGTTTCTGGGACAACGACGCCTACGCTGCCCTGGAACAGAAGATTGCCGACATGGTCGCTAACCCGTCTCTGGAAGGCATCAGCATCAATATGATCCGCAAAGCTTACAAGCCTGCGTTCACGCCAAACGAAGACTCTGAAAAGCTGATGGCCCTGATCGAAGCAACTGGTAAGGACATTGATCTGCCTATCACCTGGCAGGCTGTTGGAGGCGGTTCTGACGCAAACCTGACCGGCTCTCTGGGCATTCCTACCGTTGACGGTCTGGGGCCTATTGGCGGTGCAATGCACAGCCGCAATGAATTCATGGTGCTGGGCTCCATTGCCAAGCGCCTGGAACTGCTGCGCAATGTAATTATCAATATTGCAGAAAAAGCGTGA
- the glgB gene encoding 1,4-alpha-glucan branching protein GlgB, with product MNIAVQSTIPAAEQELGQVLCACPFSCLGLHKATDHKGLVLRVWRPDADAIAIIEQPSGKMLGNMQRFESGLFELHLPRRRKLFNYELSITGEGGHTFRVYDPYQFGQYTLREEHVDYDALHRHQGAHLMTHALNTRRQVKGVLFRVYAPNARSVSLVGSFNNWDGRLHPMASADDGVWRLFVPGLTAGDLYKYEIHDKDGNKLPLKADPFGTYSEQWPGLSSIVHDDSRYQWKDSQWMGQRGELYDKPLSVYEVHAGSWRRKDGNIIMNYRELAKELVPYVKKMGFTHIELMPVSEHPLYESWGYQPVGMFSVTSRYGSPDDFKFFVDQCHRAGIGIILDWVPAHFPNDDHGLAKFDGTELYEHPDPRRGWHPDWKTCIYDFGKPFVQDFLISSALYWLEEYHIDGLRVDAVASMLYLDYSRNEGEWEPNRNGGNENLEAIHFLKRFNKTVYERCPTAMTIAEESTSYPGVSKPLYDDGLGFGYKWNMGWMHDSLEYMKQEPVHRPYHHNQITFSTVYAWSENFVLSLSHDEVVYGKGTLLTRMPGDDWQKFANLRTYLSFMWTHPGKKLLFMGCELGSWNEWNHHQSLDWHLVDDKDSPHSGVQKLVQTLNKLYKSEPSLHERDLCSNGFQWLVQDDYQQSVLAYVRFCNDGHPVVVINNLTPVVRHDYCVGVPAAGEYKLLLNSDDQGFGGSGVSAGNKFMTEESGAHGQAQSLKLTLPPLATVMLKLK from the coding sequence ATGAATATTGCTGTTCAATCGACAATACCTGCCGCAGAGCAGGAACTGGGGCAAGTGCTTTGTGCTTGCCCTTTCTCTTGTCTGGGCCTGCATAAAGCGACAGATCATAAAGGCCTGGTGCTACGGGTATGGCGTCCGGATGCTGACGCTATTGCGATTATCGAGCAGCCTTCCGGTAAAATGCTGGGTAACATGCAGCGTTTTGAATCGGGTTTGTTTGAGTTGCATTTGCCACGCCGTCGCAAGCTGTTCAATTATGAACTGAGCATTACCGGGGAAGGCGGACACACTTTCCGGGTGTATGACCCCTACCAGTTTGGTCAATACACTCTGCGTGAAGAGCATGTGGATTACGATGCGCTGCATCGTCATCAGGGGGCTCACCTGATGACCCATGCCCTGAACACCAGACGTCAGGTGAAAGGTGTTTTGTTCCGTGTTTATGCACCGAACGCCCGCTCTGTCAGCCTGGTGGGAAGTTTCAACAACTGGGATGGCCGTTTGCATCCCATGGCCAGTGCTGATGATGGTGTCTGGCGTCTGTTTGTTCCGGGTTTGACGGCCGGGGATCTCTATAAGTATGAGATTCATGATAAAGATGGCAACAAGCTGCCATTAAAGGCTGATCCGTTTGGTACTTATTCTGAACAGTGGCCCGGCCTTTCTTCTATTGTCCACGATGACAGCAGATATCAGTGGAAAGACAGTCAGTGGATGGGTCAGCGTGGTGAATTGTACGACAAGCCTCTGTCTGTTTATGAAGTTCATGCGGGTTCCTGGCGTCGTAAAGACGGCAATATCATTATGAACTACCGGGAGCTGGCAAAAGAGCTGGTGCCGTATGTTAAAAAAATGGGCTTTACCCATATTGAGCTGATGCCGGTCAGCGAGCACCCTCTGTATGAATCCTGGGGTTATCAGCCCGTAGGCATGTTTTCTGTAACCAGCCGTTATGGCAGCCCGGACGACTTTAAGTTTTTTGTCGATCAGTGCCACAGGGCGGGCATTGGTATTATTCTGGACTGGGTGCCCGCACACTTCCCGAATGACGACCACGGTCTGGCGAAATTTGATGGTACTGAGTTATACGAGCATCCCGACCCCCGTCGTGGCTGGCATCCGGACTGGAAGACCTGCATCTATGATTTTGGCAAGCCTTTTGTTCAGGACTTCCTGATCAGCAGTGCACTGTACTGGCTGGAGGAATACCATATCGACGGTCTGCGGGTGGATGCTGTGGCGTCAATGCTGTATCTGGACTATTCCCGTAATGAGGGTGAATGGGAACCGAACCGTAATGGTGGTAATGAGAACCTTGAAGCAATTCATTTCCTGAAGCGTTTTAATAAGACAGTTTACGAACGTTGCCCAACGGCGATGACCATTGCTGAAGAGTCCACCAGTTATCCCGGCGTATCCAAACCACTGTACGACGACGGTTTAGGCTTTGGTTACAAGTGGAATATGGGCTGGATGCATGATTCCCTGGAATACATGAAGCAGGAACCGGTTCATCGTCCGTATCACCATAACCAGATAACCTTCAGTACGGTTTATGCCTGGAGTGAGAACTTTGTGTTGTCGCTTTCCCACGACGAAGTGGTGTATGGCAAAGGTACCCTGCTGACCCGTATGCCGGGTGATGACTGGCAGAAGTTTGCTAACCTGCGGACTTACCTGTCCTTTATGTGGACGCATCCGGGCAAGAAATTGCTGTTTATGGGTTGTGAGCTGGGCAGCTGGAACGAGTGGAACCATCATCAGTCACTGGACTGGCACCTTGTAGATGACAAAGACAGTCCACATAGTGGTGTTCAGAAGTTGGTACAGACCCTGAACAAACTCTATAAGTCTGAGCCTTCGCTGCATGAAAGGGACCTTTGCAGTAACGGTTTCCAGTGGCTGGTACAGGACGATTATCAGCAGAGTGTACTGGCTTATGTACGTTTCTGTAACGATGGTCATCCCGTTGTTGTCATCAACAACCTGACACCTGTCGTCCGTCATGATTATTGTGTAGGCGTTCCGGCCGCGGGTGAGTATAAGCTGTTGTTAAACTCTGATGATCAGGGCTTTGGGGGCAGCGGTGTGTCTGCGGGTAATAAGTTTATGACTGAAGAGAGTGGAGCCCATGGGCAGGCGCAGAGCCTGAAGCTGACGCTGCCGCCTCTGGCGACTGTCATGCTTAAGCTGAAGTAA
- a CDS encoding sulfite exporter TauE/SafE family protein: MVFLSYLILGALAGTLAGLFGIGGGLIIVPVLVFSFEIQGLPSEILTHLAVGTSLATIVVTSLSSIRAHHAKGAVRWSIFLLMTIGILLGAWFGVYTAIQMSGAVLQKAIGIFAILIAIKMWIGFKARDGSHLPSRPTFVSAGIFIGWASSIFGIGGGTLSVPFLRKCNLQMPEAVGTSAACGLPIALMGALANMFMGQGNDLLPAMTTGYVYWPAFLGIVLTSMLFARYGARLAHHLSAEVLQKLFAVFLLLVGTEFLIL, from the coding sequence ATGGTATTTTTGTCTTATTTAATTTTGGGGGCATTAGCTGGCACGCTGGCTGGGCTGTTTGGTATTGGCGGTGGTCTTATTATTGTTCCGGTTCTGGTTTTCAGCTTTGAAATTCAGGGGCTTCCATCAGAAATTCTGACCCACCTTGCAGTGGGTACTTCACTGGCGACCATTGTTGTAACATCCCTTAGCTCGATTCGTGCGCACCATGCCAAGGGGGCTGTGCGCTGGTCGATTTTTCTTCTGATGACCATCGGTATTCTGCTGGGGGCATGGTTTGGGGTTTATACCGCCATACAGATGTCTGGTGCAGTGTTGCAGAAGGCAATAGGCATATTCGCCATCCTTATTGCCATCAAAATGTGGATAGGCTTCAAAGCCAGAGATGGCAGTCATCTCCCATCGCGTCCCACGTTTGTCAGCGCCGGCATTTTTATTGGCTGGGCTTCCAGTATCTTCGGGATTGGCGGAGGCACGCTGTCCGTTCCTTTTCTGCGCAAATGCAACCTTCAGATGCCTGAAGCGGTGGGAACCTCGGCTGCCTGCGGTTTACCCATTGCTCTGATGGGGGCTCTGGCCAATATGTTTATGGGTCAGGGTAACGACCTGCTTCCGGCCATGACAACAGGTTATGTTTACTGGCCTGCTTTTCTGGGCATTGTTCTGACCAGCATGTTGTTTGCCCGTTATGGTGCCAGGCTGGCGCATCACCTGTCGGCAGAGGTTCTGCAAAAACTGTTTGCTGTTTTTCTTTTGCTGGTAGGAACAGAATTTCTTATTCTTTGA
- a CDS encoding SET domain-containing protein, translating into MQNAKEQERIATGIEIRNLLTRSNTPLTRSQAEPPPIDTPVRVELPDDTEDSSISKAPFVSARGSEIDGKGAFADKSFEAGEKVCEYTGKIVLSHLCKPHPEHFYVVEIEEEGLERDNIDEKIRYLDNDTFVVWSGVDLKGTRMEFGINGTSTIRYLNHSKEPNVELKIDFQGSTAVWSEKDKIKVNVMAIRKINSGEELCFDYLFGNKKRIDFKKNLVMNVDDFKGARHTIESILPVAIFGKKGYVIEQGVKRKLCDSDEEPTESIIKKIRQTEKSSEKAGVPIKVLNAATRKSFHKNMPEEKWNRYGDFWNYISSDGNRELDITNEEILKELIDDINNEGEELEYRLKLLHTTEYFWVLDNMVGDWKTCIKPKLQAIKNTATAAGVTEDLWEAKKLSEFHDRKELSDKVWRICANQWNRLNDNEQSLTDSDRKALKKIQELVSEQSELSGALKNKLRHTTNVLWAKAGYSVDWQLYASSTNPQTTVSRRKSSKKKRT; encoded by the coding sequence ATGCAAAATGCAAAGGAACAGGAGCGCATCGCTACGGGCATAGAAATTCGGAACCTGCTGACCAGATCAAACACTCCGCTTACCCGAAGCCAGGCAGAGCCTCCACCTATAGATACTCCGGTCAGGGTAGAGCTGCCCGATGATACGGAAGACTCTTCCATCTCAAAAGCCCCGTTTGTATCCGCCAGAGGGTCAGAGATTGACGGTAAAGGCGCGTTTGCAGATAAAAGCTTTGAGGCTGGTGAAAAGGTGTGTGAATACACGGGGAAGATAGTTCTCTCACATCTTTGTAAACCACACCCTGAACATTTTTATGTTGTTGAAATTGAAGAAGAAGGCCTTGAACGAGACAATATTGATGAAAAAATTCGATATCTGGATAATGATACGTTCGTCGTATGGTCTGGCGTTGACCTTAAAGGCACACGAATGGAGTTTGGTATCAATGGCACTTCAACGATAAGGTATTTAAACCACTCTAAAGAACCCAATGTGGAATTGAAGATAGATTTTCAGGGCTCTACAGCAGTCTGGTCAGAAAAAGATAAAATAAAAGTTAACGTCATGGCCATCCGTAAAATAAACAGTGGAGAGGAGTTATGCTTTGATTACCTGTTTGGGAATAAAAAAAGAATAGACTTCAAAAAAAATCTCGTTATGAATGTTGATGATTTTAAAGGAGCAAGACATACCATCGAATCTATCTTACCCGTTGCTATTTTTGGTAAAAAAGGCTACGTCATTGAACAGGGGGTAAAGCGTAAACTCTGTGACTCTGATGAAGAACCTACAGAAAGTATCATTAAAAAAATACGGCAAACCGAAAAGAGTTCTGAAAAAGCCGGAGTACCAATCAAAGTCCTCAATGCCGCCACAAGAAAATCTTTCCATAAAAACATGCCTGAAGAAAAATGGAACCGTTACGGTGATTTCTGGAATTACATCAGCTCTGACGGAAACAGGGAGCTGGACATTACAAATGAAGAGATCTTAAAAGAGCTGATCGATGACATCAATAATGAGGGCGAAGAGCTGGAATACCGGCTGAAACTTCTACATACCACAGAGTACTTCTGGGTTTTGGATAATATGGTGGGTGACTGGAAAACCTGTATCAAACCAAAACTACAGGCAATAAAAAATACAGCGACAGCCGCAGGTGTTACTGAAGACCTTTGGGAGGCGAAAAAGTTATCAGAATTTCATGACAGGAAGGAACTCTCTGATAAAGTCTGGCGAATTTGTGCAAACCAGTGGAACCGTCTCAACGATAATGAACAAAGTCTGACTGATAGTGATCGTAAGGCGCTAAAAAAAATACAGGAACTTGTTTCAGAACAAAGTGAACTGAGTGGGGCGCTGAAAAATAAACTCAGGCATACAACCAATGTCTTATGGGCAAAAGCAGGATACTCAGTGGACTGGCAGCTTTATGCTTCCAGCACTAACCCCCAAACTACTGTGAGCCGCAGGAAAAGCAGCAAGAAGAAAAGAACGTGA
- the lgt gene encoding prolipoprotein diacylglyceryl transferase, which yields MIPYPDIDPVLFSLGPLSIRWYGLMYLVGFAGAWWLGIYRARKSNGLWSEEQIGDMVFYGAVGVILGGRFGYVVFYNFDHFLRDPLWLFRVWEGGMSFHGGLLGVLLAMYLFGRKEGKSFFQMTDFIAPMVPLGLGAGRIGNFIGGELWGRVSDVPWAMVFPSDPSHLPRHPSQLYQFFIEGVVLFSVLWWFSSKPRPRMAVSGLFLIIYGLGRFMVEFVRQPDEQLGFIAFDWLTMGQLLSTPMIILGVAFMVIGYSKYPLVNGQNQDDLTWLKQRPAAKNGLKK from the coding sequence GTGATCCCTTACCCAGATATCGACCCCGTCCTGTTCAGTCTTGGTCCGTTAAGCATTCGCTGGTATGGACTGATGTACCTTGTTGGTTTTGCCGGAGCCTGGTGGCTGGGTATTTATCGAGCCAGAAAGTCTAACGGTCTGTGGAGTGAAGAGCAGATCGGTGACATGGTGTTCTATGGCGCAGTGGGCGTGATTCTTGGTGGACGCTTTGGTTATGTGGTGTTTTACAATTTTGACCACTTCCTGAGAGACCCTCTCTGGCTGTTCCGGGTGTGGGAAGGCGGTATGTCATTTCACGGTGGTTTGCTGGGGGTATTGCTGGCCATGTATCTGTTTGGCAGGAAGGAGGGCAAAAGCTTTTTTCAGATGACCGACTTTATCGCTCCCATGGTGCCTTTAGGTCTTGGTGCCGGACGCATCGGCAACTTTATAGGTGGTGAACTCTGGGGGCGTGTAAGTGATGTGCCATGGGCCATGGTATTTCCTTCCGACCCGTCCCATCTGCCAAGGCACCCATCCCAGCTGTACCAGTTTTTCATCGAAGGCGTTGTGCTGTTCTCTGTACTCTGGTGGTTTTCATCCAAGCCCCGTCCCAGAATGGCAGTGTCGGGTCTGTTCCTGATCATCTATGGTCTTGGGCGCTTTATGGTTGAATTTGTGCGTCAACCTGACGAGCAACTCGGTTTTATTGCGTTTGACTGGCTGACAATGGGGCAGTTGCTATCTACCCCAATGATCATTCTGGGTGTAGCATTTATGGTTATTGGTTATTCAAAATACCCTCTGGTAAATGGTCAGAACCAAGACGACCTGACCTGGCTGAAACAGCGCCCAGCGGCTAAAAACGGACTGAAGAAATGA
- a CDS encoding alpha/beta fold hydrolase, translated as MKLYSRQQGQGINIISVHGLFGSQENLGGINRRLADFFCVHGLDVRNHGRSPQSASMLYSEMAADLIEYMDEQGIEKACLLGHSMGGKIVMETALHYPERVGKVAVLDIAPVTYTQRRHDDVFSGLKALNLDALKKRSEADVGLAHYIPETAIRQFLLKNLFRNSEGVFDWRMNLTVIEQSYASILSGQQADKPFSGEVLFLKGGESDYILPEYRDDVLRLFPNASLRSIHGTGHWLHADKPDLVASTLIRFFRDERQKLVSEP; from the coding sequence ATGAAGCTTTACTCAAGACAGCAAGGGCAAGGGATTAATATAATCAGCGTCCATGGGTTGTTTGGTTCGCAGGAAAACCTGGGTGGCATTAACCGCAGGCTGGCGGATTTTTTTTGTGTGCATGGGCTGGATGTACGAAACCATGGTCGTTCACCACAGAGTGCCTCAATGTTGTATTCGGAGATGGCTGCAGACCTGATTGAGTACATGGATGAACAGGGTATTGAGAAAGCCTGTCTGCTTGGACACTCTATGGGTGGAAAGATCGTAATGGAGACGGCTTTGCACTACCCTGAACGGGTCGGCAAGGTTGCTGTGCTTGATATCGCACCAGTGACGTACACTCAACGGCGACACGATGATGTGTTTTCCGGTTTGAAAGCATTAAACCTCGATGCTTTGAAAAAACGCAGTGAAGCAGATGTCGGGCTGGCGCATTACATTCCAGAGACAGCAATACGACAGTTTCTGTTAAAAAACCTGTTCAGAAACAGCGAAGGGGTGTTTGACTGGAGAATGAACCTGACCGTTATTGAGCAGTCTTATGCGTCTATTCTGTCGGGGCAGCAGGCAGATAAGCCTTTTTCTGGCGAAGTACTGTTTTTGAAAGGTGGTGAGTCTGACTATATTTTGCCAGAGTATCGCGATGACGTTCTCAGACTATTCCCCAACGCCAGTTTACGAAGCATCCATGGAACCGGACACTGGCTGCATGCAGACAAGCCCGATCTGGTGGCCAGTACGCTGATTCGTTTTTTCAGGGATGAGCGCCAGAAGCTGGTATCTGAGCCATAA